In Pseudomonas saponiphila, the genomic stretch GTGGTCGGCCAGGAACAGCATCTGCGATTCCCAGCTGTCGGCGCTCAGGGGCCAGCCGTGGCTGAAGACCACGGGCTGACCGCTGCCCCAGTCCTTGTAATAGAGTTCGGTGCCGTCGCGGGTGATGAAGGTGCTCATGTCAAATGTCCTTATGTTCGAGAGATAAACACCGGACACCGACGGCGTCCGGTACATCAGGTCCTGGCTTTTTCGCCGGCAAGCCGGCTCCTACAGCTGACGTTGCGGCGCCTTGTGCACCATGCTGTAGGCGTAGTCCACGCCCATACCGTAGGCGCCGCTGTGCTCCAGCACCAGGCCCATGACCGCCTCGTAGGTGTCCTTGTGCGCCCAATCACGCTGGTACTCCAGCAGCACCTGCTGCCAGGTCACCGGCACCGCGCCGGCCTGGATCATCCGCTGCACGGCCATGTCGTGGGCTTCCTGGCTGGTGCCGCCGGAGGCGTCGGTGACGATGTACACCTCATAGCCTTCGGCCAGGGCTTCCAGGGCCGGGAAGGTCAGGCAGACTTCGGTCCACAGCGCGGCCATCACCAGCTTCTTGCGCCCGGTGGCCTTCACCGCTTCCACCAGTTTGCGGTCCTCCCAGGAGTTCATCGACGTGCGTTCGATGGGTTGCTGGCCGGGAAACACCGCCAGCAGTTCCGGCCAGATGTAGCCGCTGAAGCTCTCGGTTTCCACCGAGGTGAGGATGCTCGGCACGTTGAAGATCTTGGCCGCCTTGGCCAGGGCCACGGTGTTGTTCTTCAGGGTCTGGCGATCGATCGATTGCACGCCGAAGGCCATCTGCGGCTGGTGGTCGATGAGGATCAGGGCGGAGTTGGCTGGGTTGAGCAATTCACGAATGGACATGGCGCGTTCCTTTTGCAGTCAGAGAGTGAGGGTCGAACATGACCGGCTGATGGCGCCGCTTGCGCCTCTTTGCGTCCGGCTTGGTGGCTAATTTAGGCCCTGGTCGAAAACGGAACAATTCCCTAAAATCGGGAATCATTGATTCCAAATTAGGGACAATCATGGACCGTATCGAATGCATGCGCGCTTTTGTCGTCACCGTTGATGAGAACGGCTTTGCCGCCGCCGCCCGGGCCATGGATGTGCCCCGTTCCAAGGTCAGCAAACAGATCCAGGCCCTGGAAGAGGCCATCGGCGTGCAACTGCTGCAGCGCACCACCCGCAGCCTGCACCTGACCGAGGCCGGCGCCGAGTACTACGAAAACGCCCGGGAGGTACTGGCAGCCCTGGACGAGGCCGAACAACGAGCCCGGGACGGCGTCGCCGAACTGCGCGGGGTGTTGCGGGTCAATGCGCCGATGTCCTTCGGCCTGCGCCGGCTCGGGCCGCTGGTGCCGCTGTTCCATGAACAGCACCCGCTGATCGAGTTGCAACTGGTGCTCAGCGACCAGCAGGTGGACCCGGTGCGCGGCGGTTTCGATGTCACCCTGCGCATCGCCAGCCTGCCGGATTCGTCGATGGTGGCCCGGCAGCTGGCGCCGGCACCGCGGATCATGGTGGCCTCCCCCGCCTATCTGGCCCGAGCCGGCACTCCCCTCCAGCCCAAGGACCTCAGCAGCCACCAGTGCCTCAACTACGGCTACCTGCAAAGCGGCGTCAGCCTGCAACTGAGCAACGGCAGCGACACCCAGCGGGTGCACGTCACCGGGCCGCTGCACGCCAACAACGGCGACCTGCTGGCCCAGGCCGCCGAGGCCGGCATGGGTATCGCCCTGCTGCCGGATTTCATCGTCGAAGAGGCCCTGGCGGCCGGACGCCTGGTGCCGGTGCTGTGTGAATGGCAGGCGCCGCCCATCAGCGTCAACGTGGTCTACCCCTCGGCGCGGCGGGTGCCACAAAAGACTCGGGTGTTTATCGATTTTCTGGTGGGGCATCTGACGAAAAAAATCTCAGCTTGATCATCTTTTACCTTCACGTTTGGCCTGTGGCGGCCGAAATCGATGGAAGCGATTTGTATCTCAGCTAATTGGCTGCAAGAACGTTTTTTCTCGGTATCGGGTTCAACATCAAAGCAAGGAAGACGCGAATGGCAATAATCAACGGGACAAACGGTGCTGACACGCTGACTGGTACCGATGGGTATGACGAAATCAACGCTCTGGGCGGGAATGATGTCATCAAGGGGAGTCCCGGAGCAGACAAGATCGATGGTGGCGCCGGTTTCGACACGATTGACTACTCGGCCTCTTCCGCCGGAGTGAACGTGGAAGTGCGTGCAGGTACCGGTCCAGCCGGCAAGGGCGGAGATGCTGAAGGCACTACCCTCACCAGCATCGAAAACGTCATCGGTTCGGCATTCAATGACATCCTCACCTCCGGCCCGGACGCCGCCTCCACGGCCATCCGCCTGGAAGGTGGCGCGGGTAACGATATCTACTACATCAACACCACCATCACACCGACCATCGTCGAACAGGCTGGCGGCGGCGATGACGAAGTACGGGTGTCATATACCTATAGCGGCGGCACCACTCTGGCGGCCAACGTCGAGCGTCTGACCTACATCGGCGACAAGAACTTTACCGGTTACGGTAACGACAGCGACAACGTCATCACCGGCGGTTCAGGCAACGACACACTTTACGGCGGAGGTGGCGCCGACCAATTCTTCGGCGGTGCGGGCCTAGACATCGCTGGATACACCGACAGCAAGGTCGGCGTGACGATCAATCTGAAAACCGGCGTAAACACCGGCATTGCCGCTGGCGACACTTACAACAGCATCGAGACGATCAAGGGTTCGAACTACAACGACACGTTCGTCGGCAACGGCCTGGGCATGGCCTTTGACGGTGGTGCTGGTGTCGACACCGTCGACTACTCGACCTCTTCCGCAGCAGTAAACGTTGAAGTGCGTGCAGGTACCGGTCCAGCCGGCAAGGGCGGAGATGCTGAAGGCACTACCCTCACCAGCATCGAAAACGTCATCGGTTCGGCATTCAATGACATCCTCACCTCCGGCCCGGACGCCGCCTCCACGGCCATCCGCCTGGAAGGTGGCGCGGGTAACGATATCTACTACATCAACACCACCATCACACCGACCATCGTCGAACAGGCTGGCGGCGGCGATGACGAAGTACGGGTGTCATATACCTATAGCGGCGGCACCACTCTGGCGGCCAACGTCGAGCGTCTGACCTACATCGGCGACAAGAACTTTACCGGTTACGGTAACGACAGCGACAACGTCATCACCGGCGGTTCAGGCAACGACACACTTTACGGCGGAGGTGGCGCCGACCAATTCTTCGGCGGTGCGGGCCTAGACATCGCTGGATACACCGACAGCAAGGTCGGCGTGACGATCAATCTGAAAACCGGCGTAAACACCGGCATTGCCGCTGGCGACACTTACAACAGCATCGAGACGATCAAGGGTTCGAACTACAACGACACGTTCGTCGGCAACGGCCTGGGCATGGCCTTTGACGGTGGTGCTGGTGTCGACACCGTCGACTACTCGACCTCTTCCGCAGCAGTAAACGTTGAAGTGCGTGCAGGTACCGGTCCAGCCGGCAAGGGCGGAGATGCTGAAGGCACTACCCTCACCAGCATCGAAAACGTCATCGGTTCGGCATTCAATGACATCCTCACCTCCGGCCCGGACGCCGCCTCCACGGCCATCCGCCTGGAAGGTGGCGCGGGTAACGATATCTACTACATCAACACCACCATCACACCGACCATCGTCGAACAGGCTGGCGGCGGCGATGACGAAGTACGGGTGTCATACACCTATAGCGGCGGCACCACTCTGGCGGCCAACGTCGAGCGTCTGACCTACATCGGCGACAAGAACTTTACCGGTTACGGTAACGACAGCGACAACGTCATCACCGGCGGTTCAGGCAACGACACACTTTACGGCGGAGGTGGCGCCGACCAATTCTTCGGCGGTGCGGGCCTAGACATCGCTGGATACACCGACAGCAAGGTCGGCGTGACGATCAATCTGAAAACCGGCGTAAACACCGGCATTGCCGCTGGCGACACTTACAACAGCATCGAGACGATCAAGGGTTCGAACTACAACGACACGTTCGTCGGCAACGGCCTGGGCATGGCCTTTGACGGTGGTGCTGGTGTCGACACCGTCGACTACTCGACCTCTTCCGCAGCAGTAAACGTTGAAGTGCGTGCAGGTACCGGTCCAGCCGGCAAGGGCGGAGATGCTGAAGGCACTACCCTCACCAGCATCGAAAACGTCATCGGTTCGGCATTCAATGACATCCTCACCTCCGGCCCGGACGCCGCCTCCACGGCCATCCGCCTGGAAGGTGGCGCGGGTAACGATATCTACTACATCAACACCACCATCACACCGACCATCGTCGAACAGGCTGGCGGCGGCGATGACGAAGTACGGGTGTCATACACCTATAGCGGCGGCACCACTCTGGCGGCCAACGTCGAGCGTCTGACCTACATCGGCGACAAGAACTTTACCGGTTACGGTAACGACAGCGACAACGTCATCACCGGCGGTTCAGGCAACGACACACTTTACGGCGGAGGTGGCGCCGACCAATTCTTCGGCGGTGCAGGCCTAGACATCGCTGGATACACCGACAGCAAGGTCGGCGTGACGATCAATCTGAAAACCGGCGTAAACACCGGCATTGCCGCTGGCGACACTTACAACAGCATCGAGACGATCAAGGGTTCGAACTACAACGACACGTTCGTCGGCAACGGCCTGGGCATGGCCTTTGACGGTGGTGCTGGTGTCGACACCGTCGACTACTCGACCTCTTCCGCAGCAGTAAACGTTGAAGTGCGTGCAGGTACCGGTCCAGCCGGCAAGGGCGGAGATGCTGAAGGCACTACCCTCACCAGCATCGAAAACGTCATCGGTTCGGCATTCAATGACATCCTCACCTCCGGCCCGGACGCCGCCTCCACGGCCATCCGCCTGGAAGGTGGCGCGGGTAACGATATCTACTACATCAACACCACCATCACACCGACCATCGTCGAACAGGCTGGCGGCGGCGATGACGAAGTACGGGTGTCATACACCTATAGCGGCGGCACCACTCTGGCGGCCAACGTCGAGCGTCTGACCTACATCGGCGACAAGAACTTTACCGGTTACGGTAACGACAGCGACAACGTCATCACCGGCGGTTCAGGCAACGACACACTTTACGGCGGAGGTGGCGCCGACCAATTCTTCGGCGGTGCGGGCCTAGACATCGCTGGATACACCGACAGCAAGGTCGGCGTGACGATCAATCTGAAAACCGGCGTAAACACCGGCATTGCCGCTGGCGACACTTACAACAGCATCGAGACGATCAAGGGTTCGAACTACAACGACACGTTCGTCGGCAACGGCCTGGGCATGGCCTTTGACGGTGGTGCTGGTGTCGACACCGTCGACTACTCGACCTCTTCCGCAGCAGTAAACGTTGAAGTACGTGCAGGTATTGGCGCGGTTGGCAGAGGTGGGGATGCCGAAGGCACTACCCTCGCCAATATCGAAAACGTCATCGGCTCGGCGTTCAATGACATCCTCACCTCCGGTCCGGACGCCGCCTCCACGGCCATTCGCCTGGAAGGTGGCGCGGGTGACGATATCTATTACATCAACACCACCATCACACCGACCATCGTCGAACAGGCTGGCGGCGGCGATGACGAAGTACGGGTGTCATACACCTATAGCGGCGGCACTACTCTGGCGGCCAACGTCGAGCGCCTGACCTTTATCGGCAATAGCACCTTCACCGGCTGGGGCAACGATCTCGACAACATCATCACCGGTGGCTCAGGCAACGACACGCTCTACGGCGGCGCGGGAGCCGACCAGTTCTTCGGTGGCGCAGGTTACGACACGGTGGGGTACCTCGATAGCAAAGTGAGCATGACCCTCAACCTCAAGACTGGCGTACATTCCGGCATAGCGGCAGGTGACACCTACACCGACATCGAAGCAATCAGGGGCTCCAACCTGAATGACATCTTCTATGGGGGAACTTCCGCCATGGGGCTGGATGGTGCTGCCGGGCAGGATCTGGTCAGCTACGAGCTGTCGGACAGTGCCGTGGCCATCGACCTGTATACAGGAGTCAACACCGGGGACGCGCAGGGTGACACCTACACCAACATCGAAATTGTCCAGGGCAGCAACTTCAACGACACGCTGTCGGGCTCGCGCTTGAGTGACATTTTGATTGGCGGCAAGGGTGCGGATCTGATTGATGGTCGCGAAGGCCAGGACAGCGTCTGGTACATCACCAGCACCACAGGCGTCACGATCAATCTGCAGACCAACCTGAACCAGGGTGGCGATGCCGAGGGTGATGTGCTGCGCAACATCGAGCGTGTGGTGGGCAGTCACTACAACGACAGCCTGACAGGTGATGCCAGCGTTAACTATCTGGAAGGCGGGCTAGGCGATGACGTCCTGTACGGTGGTGACGGCAACGATTATCTGTACGGCGGACTGATTTCGCAGATCGGGCCTTTCAGCCTCGACGGCCTGACCAACGGGCCGCAGGCCGATACCTTGTATGGCGGTAATGGTAACGACACCATTGTCACTGCAAGCAACGACCAGGGCAGCCGGGCCTACGGTGAAGCGGGGGGCGATGTCATCACCGTTGTGCACGGCATGGCTGACGGAGGTGAAGGCAACGACCTGCTGACGGGCACCGGCCTGGGCTTTTCCCTGTTCGGCGGGGCTGGTGATGACAAGCTGGTCTTGCGCGCCAGTGGCTGGGCCAATGGTGGCGAGGGTGACGATACCTACACGATCGATACGCGGGCATTGGTCACCATTCAGGACGACGGTGTCAGCCGTGGCGACAAGTTGGTGCTGTCAACCCTTTACAGCAACGACTTGCTGGCAGACCGCGTCGGCGATGATCTCTACCTGCACCAGTCACGCTTTGCGAGTGGCCAGACTCCACAGGAAGGCGTGTGCCTGAAGGGCTGGTTCGCCGGTTACGACACCATCGAGCAAATCCAGACAGCTGATGGGCAACTCATCAATCTTCCGGCCAACAGTGATGCATTTGCCTTGTTTGGCTGAGCACCTGACCTCTTCAACCCGTTGAGCTAGTCAGCGAAAAGGGATGAGCTCAGTCATGGACTCATCCCTTTTTCATGCCTGATGAAAAGTCCGATTCAGGGTCGTTATATAAACCGGCCCGCAGGCGACACCTACACTCTGTAGATACCTTTGATAGCCGTCTGGCGCCCCCATGAAAATCTCCCCCCGACTGGCCATCTCCAGCCTTCTCGGCGCCCTCGCCTACCTCGGCCTGGCGATCTGGGGCATAGGCGGCTTCGCGGCCTTCTTCGGCCATCCGCAGTTGACGCTGATCACCCTCGCCACCCTGCTGATGGTGGTCGCTTCGCTGTCCAGCGAGGTCAACCTGAGCAGTGGCGTGCGGGAAGATCAGGGCAACCGCTGGGTGCTGCCAGTGTTCGCGGTGATTGGTCTGTTGAGCGGCTTGGTCCCGGCCTACAGCGACCGCGTCGGCTTCTGGACCTTTGGCGGTGAAGGCCTGCGCTGGCTCGGCGCCTTGCTGTTCATCCTCGGCGGTGTGCTGCGCCTGTGGCCGGTGTTCATCCTCGGCCGACGCTTCAGTGGCTTGGTGGCGATCCAGCCCGGCCACCAGTTGGTGGTGGACGGCCTCTATCGCCACCTGCGCAACCCCAGCTACCTGGGCTTGCTGGTGAACGCCGTGGGCTGGGCCCTGGCCTTTCGCTCGGGGCTGGGACTGCTGCTGGCGGCGCTGACCCTGATCCCGCTGATCGCGCGCATTCATGCCGAGGAGGCCCTGTTGCTGGAGCATTTCGGCCAGGCATATGAAGACTATTGCGCCCGCAGCTGGCGCCTGCTGCCCGGTGTCTACTGAAGCGCTGTAAAAAAAATCAGACACTTCTGTCGACAAGGATGAACCGCTCTAGCACGCACCTCTGCCCGTGCTTGAAGGACACTCGCCAGGGCCCTGTGCCCCTTTACCCCCCTTACATTGGCTGGCGGATTCTTGCAGTATTGGTCCGCCATGAGGCAGCGGCCCCTTAATCCGCCCCCTCCAGCGCCCGGTTCATATCAAGAATAATCACCACGAACTCGACAGCGAGATCACCCGGCGATGTACCCCCTGAGCCCGTATCACGGATTCGACAGACCAGCTCCCGCGCCCCTGCACAGTGGCCGTGGTTGCGCCGTCGACGCTCGGCTCTCGCTACCCCGCTCACTCCCCGCCATGCCTCATGAGGTTCATGAGGACCGCGCCGCCGTTATCGGCTTGTACTTGCTGGACAGGTTGCGCCCATGAAGCTTCTGGTCAACCTGCCCATGGCCCTGTGCCGCTCCCGTCTGCGCCACTCCTCACGTCCTCCGGATCACTCGCTTGCGGCCTGATCGCGCGCCTCGCGCGTAACGCCCCAGAACTGATTTCTGCCCTTGCAACCGAGCCGTGCGCGGCGTCGTTGCAGGACCTGAAAACCTGCGCGCCCCAATGGCGCAAGCGAGAATCCCGATGAAATTTGCCGCCCTCGACGAAGCCCGTGACTTCCTGGCCGCCAACCCCGATATCGACATGATTGAACTCTTCATCCTCGACGCCAACGGCGTGCCCCGGGGCAAGCTGCTGCACCGCGAAGAACTGCTGGCGGTGTATGCAAGCGGCCGGCCGCTGCCCAGCACCATCCTCGGCCTGACTCTCAATGGCGACGATGTCGAGAACTCCGGGCTGGTGTGGGACGTCGGCGATATCGACTGCCGCGCCTACCCGCTGGCCGGCAGTCTGGTGCGCCTGCCCTGGCGGCAGATTCCCACTGCCGCGGTGCAAGTCAGCATGCACCCGCAGGAGGGCATGCCCGCCAGCATCGCTGATCCGCGCCACCTGCTGATCAAGGTCATCGACGGGCTCAAGGCCGAGGGCTACCACCCGGTAATGGCCTGCGAGCTGGAGTTCTACCTGCTGGACGCCAAGCGCGACGGCAATGGCCGGCCACAACCGGCCCTGGACGCCGATGGCGGTCGTCCGCGCAGCACCCAGGTCTACGGCCTGCGCGAGCTGGAGCAGATCGAGCCGTTCCTTGCCGATCTCTACGCGGCCTGCAAGCTGCAGGGCATTCCGGCGCGCACGGCGATCTCCGAGTACGCCCCAGGGCAGGTGGAAATCACTCTGGAACATGGCGATGCTCTGGAGGCGATGGACCAGGCCGTGCGCTACAAGCGCCTGGTCAAGGCGATAGCCCACAAACACGGAATGCAGGCCACCTTCATGGCCAAGCCCTTCGACCACCTGGCCGGCACCGGCATGCACATGCATGTGAGCATTGCCGACGCGGCGGGCCACAACCTGTTTGCCTCCGAGGACCCGGCCGGCACCCCGCTGCTGCGTCAGGCCGTGGGCGGCATGCTTGCGTCCCTGCTCGACTCCCTGCTGCTGTTCTGCCCCAACGCCAACTCCTACCGGCGCTTCCAGGCCAACAGCTACGCGCCCCTGGCCCCCACCTGGGGCGTCGACAACCGCACCGTGAGCCTGCGGGTGCCCGGTGGCCCGGCCAACAGTCGGCACATCGAACACCGTATCTGCGGCGCCGACGCCAACCCCTACCTCGCCGCAGCGGCGATCCTCGCCGGGGTGCACCGCGGCCTGCGCGAACAACTCGATCCGGGTGATCCGGTGCAAGGCAATGGCTACGCCCAGGCCACCGAGCTGCTGCCCACCGACTGGCTGACCTCGCTGACCGCCCTGGAGCAATCGGCCTGGGCCCGGGATGCCCTGGGCAGCGAATTCCTCGGGGTGTACCTGGCGGTCAAGCGCGCCGAATACCGCCAGTTCATGGCCGAAGTCGGCGAGCAGGACTGGCGCTGGTACCTGACCCAGGCCTGAGCCCAAGCACGATCTGCGACGCCTGCTGCATCCAGGCGCCAGCGGCAGATCGCCGACACGTTATCCAGCGCTGGCGGCTGCCCACAGGCAGCCGCCAGCTTGAATCTTTTAAGGATATTGTTCATGACAACCGCTCTTGATCCGCGGACCCCGGCAGCCGAGCGCTGCCCCAGCTACTACAGCGCCACCCTGAACCAGGAAACCCACTACCCGACCCTGCAAGGCAGCCATCAAGTGGACGTGGTAATCATCGGCGGCGGCTTCACCGGCGTCGCCAGCGCGGTGGAACTGGCCGAGCGCGGCCTGAAAGTCGCCATCGTCGAAAGCCACAAGATCGGCTGGGGCGCCAGCGGGCGCAATGGCGGCCAGGTCACCGGCAGCCTTTCCGGCGACGCGGCCATGCGCAAGCAGATGGGCCGCAGCCTCGGCAAGGAGGTCGACGATTTCATCTGGAACCTGCGCTGGCGCGGGCACCGGATCATCCAGCAACGGGTGGAGAAATACGCCATCGCCTGCGACCTCAAGCAGGGCCACCTGCACGCCGCCTACAAGCCCAGCCACCTGCCCGGCCTGCGCGCCGACTATGAAGAAGCCGTGCGCCGCGGCATGGGCGACGAAGTCAGCCTGCTGGACCGGGCCCAGGTGTGCGACCTGCTGGAAACCCAGCTCTACCACGGCGCCATCAAGAACACCCGCAACCTGCACCTGCACCCGCTGAACCTGTGCCTCGGCGAAGCCCGGGCCGCCGAAAGCCTGGGAGCGCTGATCTTCGAACACAGCCAGGTGCTGGAGATCGTCCACGGTGAATACCCGGCGGTGATCACCGCCCAGGGCCGCATCAACGCCAAGCAAGTGCTGCTGGCCGGCGACGTGTACCACAAGCTGGAGCCGAAAAAACTCAAGGGCAAGATCTTCCCGGCCATGGGCGGCATCGTCACCACCGAGCCGCTGGGCGACCTGGCCAAGCGCCTGAACCCCGAGGACCTGGCGGTCTACGACTGCCGCTTCGTGCTCGACTACTACCGCATGACCGCCGACGGCCGCCTGCTGTT encodes the following:
- a CDS encoding hydrolase — protein: MSIRELLNPANSALILIDHQPQMAFGVQSIDRQTLKNNTVALAKAAKIFNVPSILTSVETESFSGYIWPELLAVFPGQQPIERTSMNSWEDRKLVEAVKATGRKKLVMAALWTEVCLTFPALEALAEGYEVYIVTDASGGTSQEAHDMAVQRMIQAGAVPVTWQQVLLEYQRDWAHKDTYEAVMGLVLEHSGAYGMGVDYAYSMVHKAPQRQL
- a CDS encoding LysR family transcriptional regulator — encoded protein: MDRIECMRAFVVTVDENGFAAAARAMDVPRSKVSKQIQALEEAIGVQLLQRTTRSLHLTEAGAEYYENAREVLAALDEAEQRARDGVAELRGVLRVNAPMSFGLRRLGPLVPLFHEQHPLIELQLVLSDQQVDPVRGGFDVTLRIASLPDSSMVARQLAPAPRIMVASPAYLARAGTPLQPKDLSSHQCLNYGYLQSGVSLQLSNGSDTQRVHVTGPLHANNGDLLAQAAEAGMGIALLPDFIVEEALAAGRLVPVLCEWQAPPISVNVVYPSARRVPQKTRVFIDFLVGHLTKKISA
- a CDS encoding beta strand repeat-containing protein translates to MAIINGTNGADTLTGTDGYDEINALGGNDVIKGSPGADKIDGGAGFDTIDYSASSAGVNVEVRAGTGPAGKGGDAEGTTLTSIENVIGSAFNDILTSGPDAASTAIRLEGGAGNDIYYINTTITPTIVEQAGGGDDEVRVSYTYSGGTTLAANVERLTYIGDKNFTGYGNDSDNVITGGSGNDTLYGGGGADQFFGGAGLDIAGYTDSKVGVTINLKTGVNTGIAAGDTYNSIETIKGSNYNDTFVGNGLGMAFDGGAGVDTVDYSTSSAAVNVEVRAGTGPAGKGGDAEGTTLTSIENVIGSAFNDILTSGPDAASTAIRLEGGAGNDIYYINTTITPTIVEQAGGGDDEVRVSYTYSGGTTLAANVERLTYIGDKNFTGYGNDSDNVITGGSGNDTLYGGGGADQFFGGAGLDIAGYTDSKVGVTINLKTGVNTGIAAGDTYNSIETIKGSNYNDTFVGNGLGMAFDGGAGVDTVDYSTSSAAVNVEVRAGTGPAGKGGDAEGTTLTSIENVIGSAFNDILTSGPDAASTAIRLEGGAGNDIYYINTTITPTIVEQAGGGDDEVRVSYTYSGGTTLAANVERLTYIGDKNFTGYGNDSDNVITGGSGNDTLYGGGGADQFFGGAGLDIAGYTDSKVGVTINLKTGVNTGIAAGDTYNSIETIKGSNYNDTFVGNGLGMAFDGGAGVDTVDYSTSSAAVNVEVRAGTGPAGKGGDAEGTTLTSIENVIGSAFNDILTSGPDAASTAIRLEGGAGNDIYYINTTITPTIVEQAGGGDDEVRVSYTYSGGTTLAANVERLTYIGDKNFTGYGNDSDNVITGGSGNDTLYGGGGADQFFGGAGLDIAGYTDSKVGVTINLKTGVNTGIAAGDTYNSIETIKGSNYNDTFVGNGLGMAFDGGAGVDTVDYSTSSAAVNVEVRAGTGPAGKGGDAEGTTLTSIENVIGSAFNDILTSGPDAASTAIRLEGGAGNDIYYINTTITPTIVEQAGGGDDEVRVSYTYSGGTTLAANVERLTYIGDKNFTGYGNDSDNVITGGSGNDTLYGGGGADQFFGGAGLDIAGYTDSKVGVTINLKTGVNTGIAAGDTYNSIETIKGSNYNDTFVGNGLGMAFDGGAGVDTVDYSTSSAAVNVEVRAGIGAVGRGGDAEGTTLANIENVIGSAFNDILTSGPDAASTAIRLEGGAGDDIYYINTTITPTIVEQAGGGDDEVRVSYTYSGGTTLAANVERLTFIGNSTFTGWGNDLDNIITGGSGNDTLYGGAGADQFFGGAGYDTVGYLDSKVSMTLNLKTGVHSGIAAGDTYTDIEAIRGSNLNDIFYGGTSAMGLDGAAGQDLVSYELSDSAVAIDLYTGVNTGDAQGDTYTNIEIVQGSNFNDTLSGSRLSDILIGGKGADLIDGREGQDSVWYITSTTGVTINLQTNLNQGGDAEGDVLRNIERVVGSHYNDSLTGDASVNYLEGGLGDDVLYGGDGNDYLYGGLISQIGPFSLDGLTNGPQADTLYGGNGNDTIVTASNDQGSRAYGEAGGDVITVVHGMADGGEGNDLLTGTGLGFSLFGGAGDDKLVLRASGWANGGEGDDTYTIDTRALVTIQDDGVSRGDKLVLSTLYSNDLLADRVGDDLYLHQSRFASGQTPQEGVCLKGWFAGYDTIEQIQTADGQLINLPANSDAFALFG
- a CDS encoding methyltransferase family protein; translated protein: MKISPRLAISSLLGALAYLGLAIWGIGGFAAFFGHPQLTLITLATLLMVVASLSSEVNLSSGVREDQGNRWVLPVFAVIGLLSGLVPAYSDRVGFWTFGGEGLRWLGALLFILGGVLRLWPVFILGRRFSGLVAIQPGHQLVVDGLYRHLRNPSYLGLLVNAVGWALAFRSGLGLLLAALTLIPLIARIHAEEALLLEHFGQAYEDYCARSWRLLPGVY
- a CDS encoding glutamine synthetase family protein, yielding MKFAALDEARDFLAANPDIDMIELFILDANGVPRGKLLHREELLAVYASGRPLPSTILGLTLNGDDVENSGLVWDVGDIDCRAYPLAGSLVRLPWRQIPTAAVQVSMHPQEGMPASIADPRHLLIKVIDGLKAEGYHPVMACELEFYLLDAKRDGNGRPQPALDADGGRPRSTQVYGLRELEQIEPFLADLYAACKLQGIPARTAISEYAPGQVEITLEHGDALEAMDQAVRYKRLVKAIAHKHGMQATFMAKPFDHLAGTGMHMHVSIADAAGHNLFASEDPAGTPLLRQAVGGMLASLLDSLLLFCPNANSYRRFQANSYAPLAPTWGVDNRTVSLRVPGGPANSRHIEHRICGADANPYLAAAAILAGVHRGLREQLDPGDPVQGNGYAQATELLPTDWLTSLTALEQSAWARDALGSEFLGVYLAVKRAEYRQFMAEVGEQDWRWYLTQA
- a CDS encoding NAD(P)/FAD-dependent oxidoreductase, translating into MTTALDPRTPAAERCPSYYSATLNQETHYPTLQGSHQVDVVIIGGGFTGVASAVELAERGLKVAIVESHKIGWGASGRNGGQVTGSLSGDAAMRKQMGRSLGKEVDDFIWNLRWRGHRIIQQRVEKYAIACDLKQGHLHAAYKPSHLPGLRADYEEAVRRGMGDEVSLLDRAQVCDLLETQLYHGAIKNTRNLHLHPLNLCLGEARAAESLGALIFEHSQVLEIVHGEYPAVITAQGRINAKQVLLAGDVYHKLEPKKLKGKIFPAMGGIVTTEPLGDLAKRLNPEDLAVYDCRFVLDYYRMTADGRLLFGGGANYSGKDSRDIAGELRPCIERTFPALKGVAIDFQWSCAMGIVINRIPQLGKLSDNVWYCQGYSGHGVATSHIMGEIMAEALTGHLGHYDTFAACQHIRVPFGNQLGNPMLAAGMWYYQMLEKLR